Within the Syngnathoides biaculeatus isolate LvHL_M chromosome 13, ASM1980259v1, whole genome shotgun sequence genome, the region CTTCCGTTATTGCACCGCACCTCTGAATAATGATCCAAAAACCAGTGGCTCAGTTTCACACATTCCAGTCTCAGTTTCTCACCATTGTTTATATATTTAACGCCGTCATATATTAAGTGGCGGTATTGAGAGGTGTCCACAGTGCAGTAGGTAGCTGGAAAGACAAAGAAGCAACAAATAAGTTTACACAAGTCCCCTGTATAGAAGTTAGGTgtcccagtgttttttttttgtttgtttgtttgtttgttttttttacatttgcaggTGGGCGTTGTGGACCACTGGCCGTTACTTTGGCAGAAGACTTTCTCCGGACCCACTCGCTTGTAGAAACTGCCACATTGGTATTTCAAAAACCTAGGATCCCGTTCCACAATCTCACCACCCTGGACGATGGGAGTCGGTCCGCAAAGGTCAACTAAAAGGGGAAAATGGGACGATACTCACAAGATGTCGAAAATGTACCACTTGAGCCGATGAAAATCGGTGGATGACCGAACAGCTCACCGGTAGTAACTTGTGGTTGGTTTGAACCAGTGCCGGTTGGAGATCCTGCAAAATGTACCAAATTCAAAATGGCTCACccatttcaaaagcaaaacgCAAAATGTTAAGTCTCTTGTTACTGTAATGTCACAATTCTTCAGccactttttaattttatttttttgcaagccAGAGTAGATCGACTTCAATCATTACTGTTCCACTgacctttgaaaaatgtcatatGCCAGCCACGCCTACTTGTTGTTTATGACAAAGTAGGTGGGCGAATGGAAACGCTTTCATTATAGACATTGTGTTCACAATGTGTGAAATATAAAATAGATGTAGAAAAGGAGAACCACACCAACATCCGAATtagcatgaaaataaaataattaaatgatcGGTAAGTACAATAAATGGATGAGTGAGCTCATTTGATACCGTACCCCCAGTGTTTCCTCTTCCAGAGCTACTGTGTCCACTACCTGCTGGTCTTCCTAAATTGAAAAATGACGACGAATAAACATGAAAGTGATGCATAGTAGGTTTAAATAGTGAACAACTATAGGCAAAATTGTTGGTAAACCTCtgacaaagacagaaaaagtaAACGGTGGAATGATAGAATAGCAAAATGCAATGCCTAGTATGAGAAAACTTGGGTCTTGCTGAggttctggggctgctttgttgCATCTAGCACTCTCATGTTGAATCGGTGCAGGATCCGATCAAATCTTGTGTCAATCAAGCCGTTCGAGAGTGAGATCTGCTGCCCAGTGTCAAAAAGCTCGATCTCAGTTTACTACTGTGTTTTATCCAGTGtgggcctttttattttttaacgaaGGGTACCAACAATTATGTCCATATCCAACTCTCAACTTCCGGGTTTAGTCTCACCACCAGCAGATGTTGTGGAGCCACCAGGAGTTGGCTTTATTTGCTTGACTGtaggaaatgagaaaaaaatgtcaatttgaaCATAGATAGAAGTTTATTGTACATGCTTGTTGTCCGTTCCAgtatttcccaacctttattgagttGAGAGACATATTTTACCTGAAAAAGATGTCATGGCACCAAACATTGTTTCAAAAAAGTGTATATGTTACCGAAATAATGATCAAATTATTCCCAAATTGACTTAGTAGTGTGAAATCTGAAGACAAAGCTACCGTACATGTTTGCATGATTGACCTGAAAAATCCACCAAATATACTTTATTGTACTCACTGCAAGGCGGGGGAACCGACCAGTTTCCACCGATGCAAAAGATGGACTTTTTATATTCTCCCACTACATTGTATCCGTCTTGACATTCGTACAGTATTTCAATATCAGAAGCATACACATCCTGCTGAGGGGGCTGATTTATGATTACACCGTGGGGATTTTGGGGGGCTCATTACATGCATCGGTACTTcctgtggaaagaaaaaaaagaaaacacatatAGTACGGGATAGAACTCGTgcatgtgatgtcaccattttcacggcgccatattgccggtcaaaaagagctgcttgacagtgtgggggacattgaaccggagcacaatattcacaatacccgagacttgtgctgttggttgttacaacagacgagacacatattcaaagagatcattctatggaataccagctgaaaagaccataaaagatcgatggatttcggcaatttaaACGGgacggatggtgcccaaccaaatacacacaactgtgtagcgatcacttcatttcaggtaggaattattcttctgaaTCTCATATTATCAAAAACTTTTTATAAtgtcaaattgactcatttgagagcaatgcattaaaaaaaaaaaaaagacgtggagttgtctccaatgtactcggaagcgtgttgtggctaCACGTTactcttcggtaaacctctcctcgagcactggtttggtaaaccaggggttgtgggtttgtatcccactggggcctccactccctgagaagggttgcgtcaggaagggcatccgccgtaaaaattgtgccagacatatatgtgcgttcatctgagatgacacgctgtggcgaccccggaagggacaagccaaaagaaacttacttttttagttaatgaatgcgaatttgtgtaaaacctggggtcatttatttaaatattggtagtcgtatttaaaaaatctgagtggctccatcactatgtgggatttattcttgattgagaacagatccagcaacaaagtatttttatgggtccagacttttctatgctttcaaacttttctgtgtaaatctccacgacgtgtagatccagttgtccaagacaagcggaagtggattaacagtccactttcttatcggtgaaaacatcgacttcagcattatttcacgtaccttcgtttattatcaccttctaaatgtttaacggtatcgggcaAAACCCTggccgtcgtgctataagaattttttttttttttttcatctcaacgGACAtaacattgaacaatgctttgtttgaccggcaatatggccagtcaagtgatttcggtgacgtaggtgcacaagctctatatacagtactgtagttcattttcattgaatttGATCAATTCCGGTAAAGAAACGGCCCACTGAGTTTCCTTTAAAGAATCAATTGTACTGACAAAAGTATTTCAATTATTGGCGGTTGTTATCCTTCAAAAAGGTCATAAttgtttggaagaaaaaaaatcaaactttaaATGCCAAAAGGTGTTTAGCATTAGGTGCCCCACAtgaagttttctttttgtatatATAGGAGTTTTCTCCTGTGCTTGTAATATGCCTTCTCCATGGAAACTAACACAAATGCAGCCAATTTTCAGCCCATCCAACGTGATCACGAGTGTCGTTTGACTcccaattcaccaatcagatgGCACAAGGCAATCATGTGAGTGCGCCCAAattaaaggaacaaaaaaagctGTGCAACTACAGTATTTACTTTACAGACTCTGAAAAGCAAAGGATTTGTCATGCGTCGTCGTCTTAAATTGTGCCTGCCCAAATTTGGATATTTCAACCCACTTGTAATTTGAGAAAACATCTTGTGCAAAGGTGTAGACTGagtgtctctctctttctctactctctatctctatctctctatcacTCTCGCTCACTCTGTTGCACACCGAACACACACTATCACATAGTCTGATCAGCAAACAGCTTTTTCATGAAGTCATTTAAGTAAATAaagcaaataccgtaattcccggcctacagagcgcacctggttataagcctcaaccagtacatttgtaaaggaaatatttggtacatccataccctgcacctgtgtaaaagccgcaagggtccacattgaaacctacattgaaacacgagatatttacaaagaaagatggtacacagaaagagttttcaaagttttaataccttagcttagtttaacatagcaacaacacggtagcacggacagggctggtaaaaaaaaaaacaaaaaaaaaaaccaccatggcagctacacagtaacaacacggtaggacagcactagcagggccggtaaaaaaaacaaaacatacctaaatcactgagacgcggaagtaacacagcagcaacaggttAGCgtgatgctaacgctagcgtggcgctaacagggccaattttaaaaaaacgtactggtaaaagtcacttcctcggcacatatattccactggtacACTCTTAACatttccgttcgagtgcccccatgcagccgttgggaaaaaatgcacaaattaaccgcatcaccgcataagccgcagggttgaaagcgcgtgaaaatGTTGCAtcttataggtcggaaattacggtaatgtttCTGTAGGCCTGAATGCTTGTGGTATTGTTTTTGGGGGAgtttaaatttgaaatagtGGAAGGTCTATTTGTGGATTCCCATATATTACTATACTTGatgttcatatatatatatatatttatttattattattattatttttttttaaatcagaagttACTCATGAGTTACTCTTGAATGGCATTTTGACTTTCTCACTCTTAAGTGATTATTTGCTGGACTCCTTTTTACTTGAGTCCTATTATTCTCATGCAACAGTATCCTTACTTGATTACACTATTCGGCTACTCTTCCTACCTGTACGACTCATGCATGAATTTATGAAAGTCTCTTACACGTCCTTGCCATTATTACGCTTGTATGAAGACAAAAGAGTGTACGGCGTAAAATGGCAGTTCGGATCATTCCTGTTTGGATCCGCAGAGTTTTAAGGAAACAGTAAATTGCGCCACTCACGTGATTGTGATGAAGCTCTTTATGTCTCTGCTGCTATTCGAGTGTATTTTAGTAGGCCGCCGCCACCACTTGCTCTGTCAATATGGATTgcattttatatgaatggcgAATGGGATCGACTTACGCTCACAGACTGGGACAGAGAGCCACGATCCGTTGACGCACTGAGCTGTCGCCTCCCAGTCTTTGTAATCATATCCGGCGTCGCACTTTATCCAAATCACGTAACCATTTTCGTACCAACCCGCCGGGCTTTGCGTGAATTCTGCATGCGGGGTATTTGGTGGGATGCAATCGTTGACATCTGAGGGGAAAatataatgaaattaaaaacataaaaaaaactttggaccTTGGCTtttgtccaaaatctcttgttgaaaataatcttttgagtaatgtgctttttttgatGGCCTTCCTGTGACCACTGTGCGCAACAAattcatttcttaaaaaaatggccaaaatctAATCCTTTGAGCATCAAcgttaagatttttttaacctgaaaaAAGGAGTATTTTAtcagaataaagaaaaaatatataatatttaaaacaCTTTGATGATTCAATCATTTAAAAGTGTGGCTGATTAAAATGTACTTATTctcttttttgtaaatgtacGTGTCACATAGTTGGACAATTGTTtttataaatcaaataaaatctgtcaaataaaaaaaatatataatttactGTGTATTTGACAGTCTTTTATTTTCTCTATTAAAGAGTTGGTTAATACATTAtcattcatttgaaatatttttgtaagatATAACAATTACGTATTTTAGATGTATTCCTtgttatgaaaaaatatttttcacaatgaggGATTTTATATTACTATTatacacattttacattgtttttttcaacattctTTTAACTCAAAAGGatttattgaaaatataaaCGGAATAAAACGGAAgtacatctaaaaaaaacattttatttttgttgatgaTACATAAATggtcaaatttaaaaatgagtgatgaaaaatattctacatttttattatttgtaatctATATCTACATTGTTACAATTGTTTCAGAAATGATATTTATTTTATccctccgtccattttctgcgctgcttatcctcacgagggtcgcgggagtgctggaaaattattttattaacataataaatgttttgtttttgttttttacatatTATAACACATTTTACTCCCCCTTCCCATTTCATATCGACCGATTTGTCgcattgggtaaaaaaaaaaaaaaaaaaaaatcaaatgcagcCCTTGAATACAAGCTTTCCCAGCCACTATCCCTCCACTTACCAATACATTGCGGTTGAGTCAACCAGTTCCCATCATAGCATTCCGTTGTTGCCCACCAGCCGTCCACTGCCGGCTTTCGTCCACCTTCACACGCGTAGGCCAAAACGGTTCCATGCGGGTAGGTGACAAGTTGAGGCTCGAAATAACCACCATTCAGAGTGGGCGCA harbors:
- the LOC133511025 gene encoding complement factor H-related protein 1-like — translated: MVPVGMLKSIGWIFLIWLCGEQSRVLARSSCRAPTLNGGYFEPQLVTYPHGTVLAYACEGGRKPAVDGWWATTECYDGNWLTQPQCIDVNDCIPPNTPHAEFTQSPAGWYENGYVIWIKCDAGYDYKDWEATAQCVNGSWLSVPVCERKSIPFAIHIKCNPSPQNPHGVIINQPPQQDVYASDIEILYECQDGYNVVGEYKKSIFCIGGNWSVPPPCIKQIKPTPGGSTTSAGGRPAGSGHSSSGRGNTGGSPTGTGSNQPQVTTVDLCGPTPIVQGGEIVERDPRFLKYQCGSFYKRVGPEKVFCQSNGQWSTTPTCKSTYCTVDTSQYRHLIYDGVKYINNGEKLRLECVKLSHWFLDHYSEVRCNNGRLTLGKCCNWFEHKTSSC